A region from the Ptychodera flava strain L36383 chromosome 12, AS_Pfla_20210202, whole genome shotgun sequence genome encodes:
- the LOC139145986 gene encoding uncharacterized protein: MMNFLSINSRKKSLERKLTDLKYLGTEIQESSDHCERLINEALYDMQRKLQDKGKQLISVIRQMRQEKLQQTKGCVKVINSELEEILQINNMVKDILNLNDVCVLYDKIPGLLQKTCVSDVDQSENQNLQEIKIGDSFHAIVEGRINEKGEFWVVKDFDRYPEVLEELELMKMQIRKEVFFKTKKFDRNQSLVEGSLCFGLFDQDGCWLRAVVEKLIPEQGMAQLRWLDYGHISDVFLDNVVAMTNEYQQLPFQAVRCCLFEDLEQDLPRDARWEFTDRTLGQPILCTVKKQLSYETLPCWLVEIECFGPNQKDVMKIMEEKIKLGKERQDTITSRDIRLTINPDAFTVKSSATVTDKSSDTVTDESYDAITDKSPVPETDKSFDVVTVKSSDTDNDKSSDTDTVKSSDAVTVKSSDTATVKSSDTATVKSSDTVTVKSSDTVTVKSSDAVTVKSSDTATDKSANSATAAFVNTETIIVQENTNNNNPEEPQIKLVLPLATEACNLEERCKPMEVDKDKVLIEEEVPNNYVTENDQNIAVAENDQNIAVTENDQNIAVTENDQNIADRETQSYVSSSSVQSFEVNQVEPSNTAKQSQPEVEDDEVDVSCEQFSEMGTSNEDESTPHLPRNVSQNGLSEYEIFTDEAQMNPVTVEEDDQIEKDTNVVHATEKTAVNEGAVLEKHNKLLSDGEIKKDETHDERLADEPIDDYNLQETHCDRIVIDMEEGVEAVHDDEKIEDDKESRYRNLARQFVSGIMSQIITDNTVCEPITDTQDEVTSENDQQVNYSACVVTEDVNKNGDSYSTGMVEKADTAVESSHQNVCNDSVATISSQSQQCENDSEEFTDWIESTDMKERRDCSGSEAEPVTQEGLVMQAFGESGKGSQMTRDTNIEQSSPEDGKNVEHMNTEEIKISPSEMLQSSSQSKRLYSTSLIEEQNRVKSSSDTANRYSQLKAYALPFVPKSDQQERGMCGNDMDTAEIQTSKPIMPSRVRLDASLCEPVTVSSVSVKSDLTSNGRFWVQRVRDDNEETCYQMMLANMMRDMPKQPQCIIHYYKIVAVYDEKDKQWYRARVEKQEDNKVLACLIDYGYTLWVSLHHIRELPPEYQAYPQQAIECSMKCYSRQEFSEHAMCEFRKLTKDKILVATIPLKLQLTSDAQYIWLRNPATNLWINNEIFKIDHGFEHSLEHGHPPLMPPQNCVVIPHIVHGSYPISMLVPHLNQASHQYHTISQIPRQASKPLHIHHHGDSARYQSSKMIRESESSSGVSFSQQGILPIPAPLLHHQQTQPRPILTQNRSEDCCYSLPSKLPLPGFDVNNLQSSKRAARSMDNLIQFDEIERAADESHVNQGPTSNLGDIIIQKKENQSHIEESILMFDDDAWVEGRNPITDSPLTPEEVKTHLASDDFSRSQLPVFNKLGGNFQSGDGAQNAVQCYLCGEFGHRQYDCRNAGKKGKMRHTNRKTQKPRHK; encoded by the exons atgatgaattttctttcaataaaCAGTAGAAAGAAGAGTCTGGAAAGGAAATTAACAGATTTAAAATACCTTGGTACAGAAATACAGGAAAG TTCTGATCACTGTGAGAGACTGATCAATGAAGCTTTGTATGATATGCAACGGAAATTACAAGACAAGGGAAAACAGCTTATTTCTGTCATCAGGCAAATGAGACAAGAAAAGCTGCAACAAACAAAAGGCTGTGTGAAAGTTATTAATAGTGAATTGGAAGAAATATTACAG ATAAACAATATGGTGAAAGACATTCTGAACTTAAACGATGTCTGTGTTCTCTACGACAAAATACCTGGCCTTCTCCAAAAA ACGTGCGTCAGTGATGTAGACCAATCAGAGAACCAGAACTTACAAGAAATAAAGATAG GTGATTCTTTTCATGCAATAGTGGAGGGAAGAATAAATGAAAAAGGGGAGTTTTGGGTTGTCAAGGACTTTGACAGATATCCTGAAGTTCTTGAAGAATTGGAATTGATGAAGATGCAGATAAG GAAAGAAGTATTTTTCAAGACAAAGAAGTTTGACAGGAATCAAAGTCTGGTGGAAGGCAGTTTGTGTTTTGGGCTGTTTGATCAAGATGGCTGTTGGCTCAGAGCAGTTGTTGAAAAACTAATCCCTGAACAG GGAATGGCTCAGTTACGTTGGTTAGATTATGGTCATATTAGTGATGTCTTTTTGGACAATgttgttgccatgacaaatgAATATCAGCAATTGCCATTCCAG GCTGTTAGATGCTGTTTGTTTGAAGATTTGGAGCAAGATTTACCAAGAGATGCAAGATGGGAGTTCACTGACAGGACTCTGGGACAGCCAATATTGTGTACCGTCAAAAAACAG CTTTCATATGAGACTCTACCATGTTGGCTTGTGGAGATTGAATGTTTTGGTCCAAATCAGAAAGATGTGATGAAGATAATGGAAGAAAAAA TTAAGCTTGGTAAGGAGAGACAG GACACAATAACATCACGTGACATTAGACTGACCATTAATCCAGATGCATTTACCGTCAAGTCGTCTGCTACTGTTACTGATAAATCCTCTGACACAGTTACTGATGAGTCCTATGACGCTATTACTGATAAATCACCTGTCCCAGAAACTGATAAGTCATTTGACGTAGTTACTGTCAAGTCTTCTGACACAGATAATGACAAGTCTTCTGACACAGATACTGTCAAGTCTTCTGACGCAGTTACTGTCAAGTCTTCTGACACAGCTACTGTCAAGTCTTCTGACACAGCTACTGTCAAGTCTTCTGACACAGTTACTGTCAAGTCTTCTGACACAGTTACTGTCAAGTCTTCTGACGCAGTTACCGTCAAGTCTTCTGATACCGCTACTGACAAATCAGCCAATTCAGCAACTGCAGCTTTTGTCAACACTGAAACAATCATAGTCCAAGAAAACACAAATAACAATAATCCAGAAGAACCCCAAATCAAGCTTGTGTTGCCATTGGCAACAGAGGCATGTAATCTTGAAGAAAGGTGTAAACCTATGGAGGTTGACAAAGATAAAGTGTTGATAGAAGAAGAAGTGCCAAATAACTATGTCACAGAGAATGACCAAAATATTGCTGTGGCAGAGAATGACCAAAATATTGCTGTTACAGAGAATGACCAAAATATTGCTGTTACAGAGAATGACCAAAATATTGCTGACAGAGAGACTCAGAGCTACGTGTCATCTTCATCAGTGCAAAGCTTTGAAGTAAACCAAGTTGAACCATCTAACACTGCAAAGCAATCTCAACCAGAGGTTGAAGATGATGAAGTCGATGTAAGTTGTGAACAATTCAGTGAAATGGGAACATCTAATGAAGATGAGAGCACTCCACATCTGCCGAGAAATGTCAGTCAAAATGGATTATCAGAGTATGAAATCTTTACTGATGAAGCTCAAATGAACCCTGTAACAGTAGAGGAAGATGATCAGATTGAGAAAGATACCAATGTTGTCCATGCAACAGAGAAAACAGCTGTCAATGAAGGTGCAGTCTTAGAAAAACATAACAAACTGCTATCTGATGGAGAAATCAAGAAAGATGAAACGCACGATGAAAGGCTTGCAGATGAACCCATTGATGACTATAATCTTCAGGAAACCCATTGTGATAGGATTGTAATTGATATGGAGGAAGGTGTTGAAGCAGTACATGATGATGAAAAAATAGAAGATGACAAAGAGTCACGTTACAGAAATCTTGCCCGCCAGTTTGTCTCCGGGATAATGTCTCAGATTATAACGGACAACACAGTGTGTGAACCAATCACTGATACACAAGATGAAGTCACGTCTGAAAATGATCAACAGGTAAACTATTCTGCGTGTGTTGTTACAGAGGACGTCAACAAGAATGGTGACAGTTATAGTACTGGTATGGTGGAGAAAGCAGACACAGCTGTTGAATCAAGTCATCAAAATGTCTGCAATGACTCTGTAGCAACCATTAGCTCACAAAGCCAACAGTGTGAAAATGATAGTGAGGAATTCACAGATTGGATTGAATCTACAGACATGAAGGAAAGGAGAGATTGCAGTGGTTCTGAAGCTGAACCGGTCACACAAGAAGGTTTAGTTATGCAAGCTTTTGGTGAGTCTGGAAAAGGATCCCAAATGACCAGAGATACAAACATTGAACAAAGCTCACCGGAAGATGGTAAAAACGTTGAACACATGAATACTGAGGAGATAAAGATATCTCCCAGTGAAATGCTTCAAAGCAGTTCACAAAGTAAGAGACTGTATTCTACATCTTTGATAGAAGAACAAAACCGAGTTAAGAGTTCTTCTGACACTGCTAATAGATATAGTCAGCTTAAAGCCTATGCTTTACCATTCGTCCCCAAATCAGATCAGCAGGAAAGAGGGATGTGTGGAAATGACATGGACACAGCTGAAATACAAACTAGCAAGCCTATCATGCCATCCAGAG TTCGTCTTGATGCTTCACTctgtgaacctgttactgtgtCTAGTGTCTCTGTAAAGAGTGATTTGACCAGCAATGGAAGGTTTTGGGTCCAGCGTGTAAGAGACGACAACGAGGAAACGTGTTACCAGATGATGTTAGCCAACATGATGAG AGATATGCCAAAACAGCCCCAGTGTATCATTCACTACTACAAAATAGTTGCAGTTTATGATGAGAAAGACAAGCAATGGTATAGAGCACGGGTTGAAAAACAAGAAGACAATAAG gTCCTGGCGTGTCTGATAGATTATGGCTATACTCTATGGGTGTCACTGCATCATATCAGAGAACTGCCACCAGAATATCAAGCCTATCCACAACAG GCTATAGAGTGTTCAATGAAGTGTTACTCAAGACAGGAGTTTTCTGAACATGCCATGTGTGAGTTCAGAAAGTTAACCaaggacaaaatattggtaGCAACAATCCCATTAAAG CTGCAGTTAACATCTGATGCCCAATACATCTGGTTGAGAAATCCTGCAACTAATTTATGGATTAACAATGagattttcaaaattg ATCATGGCTTTGAACATTCATTAGAGCATGGTCACCCGCCACTAATGCCACCCCAAAACTGTGTTGTTATTCCACACATTGTTCATGGGTCTTACCCCATCAGCATGCTGGTACCACACCTAAATCAAGCTTCACATCAGTATCATACAATCTCACAAATACCTCGCCAAGCTTCAAAGCCACTTCACATTCATCACCATGGTGACAGTGCAAGATACCAGTCATCAAAGATGATTAGAGAAAGTGAATCAAGTTCAGGGGTATCCTTCTCTCAACAAGGCATACTGCCCATCCCAGCACCCCTGCTTCACCATCAGCAAACACAACCAAGACCCATTTTAACACAAAACAGGTCTGAAGATTGTTGCTATTCCCTACCTAGCAAGTTACCTCTGCCAGGTTTTGATGTCAACAATCTACAGTCTTCAAAGAGAGCTGCAAGATCCATGGATAATCTTATTCAGTTCGATGAAATAGAGCGTGCAGCTGATGAGTCACATGTGAATCAAG